Genomic window (Synergistaceae bacterium):
CCTCACGTAGTCCACAAGAAGCCCGTTGAAGCTGTCTACCGTGATGTTCTTCACGTGAGAGAGTGCCTCCCGTGCCATCCCGCACCTCTCCTCAATGCTGAATGCACCTGTCTTGCGCTCATTAACCAGTACGCTCACTATCACTTCGTCGAACACTGCCGCCGCACGTTCCGCAATGCAGATGTGCCCGTTCGTTATCGGGTCAAACGAGCCCGGGTATACCGCTATGCTCTTCACGGCCTCTCCTCCTTCACGAAATGTTTGGGGTTGAAGATTATCTTTCCATACACAGTTACTGTCTGCAGCAACGACAGCATCTCAGCGATAGGCAGTGCCCACACAAGCCCGTACACTCCAGCCCAGCGGTTCATCAGGAACAGCAGCGGCATGTACAGCACTCCCTGACGGCAGACGCTCAGAATCAGAGAGGCCTTACCCGCTCCCATCGCCTGCAGTGCGTTGATGAGGATGATGAACAGCGCGAAGAATATGCTGCTCGACAGCTTTATCCGCAGGAACTTCACCGCGTACCCGAAGGCCTCAGGCTCTCTCAGGAAGACCGCAACTATATTCGTCGTGAAGACGTAGCACAGGGCAATCATCGCCAAACTCAGCGACAGGGCAAACTTCAGCGCGAACTTCAGGAACGCCTTGTACCTGTCCCAGTCCTCAGCTCCGACGCAGAAACCGAGAAGAGGCTGTATTCCCTGCCCTGTGCCCATCGCGAAAAGACCTGTAATCTGGTCAATCCTCATCATTACTCCTGCGGCGGCGACTGACATATCACCGTAAGCCGACATCAGCGAGTTCATGAGAATCTGCGCAATGCTCATCAGCCACAGGTCAAGGCATGACGGAATACCTATCGCCAGAACTCCCCACGCTATACCCTCCCTCACCTTGAAGTGCCTGATGTGTATGCTGATTGATGACTTGCCGAGCAGGAAATATCCGGCGTAATACATCGCGCCGATGATTATGCTCACGGTCGTAGCTATGGCCGCGCCGGTTATGCCCCAGCCGAACCACAGAATCATTATCGGGTCGAGGACGACGTTGAGCATGTTGCCGAAAATCTGCCCGAACATTGCTCCTGCGGCGTGCCTCTCTGCCCGCATAATTCCTCCGCACGCCATCGAGAACAGCACGAACGGAGCGGCGGCTATCACGATGGACAAATAACTGTGCGCCATCCTGAAGGTCTCGGGACTTGCTCCGATTGCGCGTAGTATCTTCTCGATGAAGAACATGAACACCACAGCCATCACCGTACCGAACGCTAGGCTTCCCCACACGCAGAAGGAAGCGATGCTGTTCGCGCGGTCTTCCTGCCCTGCTCCGAGAGAACGCGAGATGAAGGACATTGCTCCGGCCATGAAGATTATTCCCATCGCGATAAGGACGAGGAACACTGGCGCGGCAATTGAGACTGCGGCGAGCTGCAAGGGGTCATTGGTGCGGGCAATGAAGAACGCGTCGGCGAGGTTGTAGATCAGCATCATGATTTCCACGACTATTGCGGGAATTATGTTGCTGATTGCCTGCCTTGCTACGGATTGGGGCTGCAAATTATCACGTATCCTTTCAAGGTTGTAGGTGGGATTATATCAGTCTGCGCAGGAAAGTTAAGCATGTTTCGCCGTATTCCCGCGCGGAAAAAATCTCGAAGCCCGGAGCTTTGTCCATCTTCTCACGCACGGAGTGTTCAACAACGAACACCGCATCTTCAGCGAGCAGAGCCGCAATGCCCGGGACAGCAGGGAGAGCCTCGCACCATCCCGAACAGTACGGCGGGTCAGCAAACACCAAGCTGAACGTCATCTCACGTTTCACGAGCCACGAGACCGCACGCCTGACCTCGAGAGAGAGCACGAGGCTATCACCTGCCTTCTTCCTGAGCTCATCAGCACGTGCCCTCACACTCTCGATGAACACGCACGAATCTGCTCCCCTGCTCAGTGCCTCGAGGCCAACCCTGCCCGTCCCCGCGAACATGTCCAGAAACCTCGCTCCGCTAACTCTCTCTCCGAGTATGCTGAACAGCGCAGAGAGCACACGTCCGCTCGTCGGCCTAACGTCCTTCATTGAGCCTTTCCGCCGCGTCAGCAAGAGCGTAACGCACCGCAGGAGTCAGGAACGCATCCGCAGTCTTGTCGAGACGGATTAATGAGCCTTCGTCGCGGGGCGCAGCGTGGATGTAGAACTTCTGCCCGAACTCGTCATCGCTGGTCAGTGTCTCCAGCAAGTACGATTCTCCGTCAGTGAATGACCGCCCGAACTTCCAGAAGGCTTTGTCGCGTTTGCCCTCAGCGTTGCGCAGTGAAGCCATGCTTTGCGGTGTTACTCTTCCTGCAATCTTGATGTGCATCTCGTCTGTTACCCGCCTCTCAACCGTAAATTTCTCCGTCTTCGTGAACAAAAGCCGGTAGATGTCCTTGCCCTCATCAAGCCACTTGCGCTCGTACTTAGTCGTGATTGTGCGTGAAGGGTTCACCTCGTACGATGTCAGGCCAAGTGCCCGGTGCTGCCCCAGAACTTCCCTGACCTCTAGGGAGTAAGG
Coding sequences:
- a CDS encoding MATE family efflux transporter, encoding MQPQSVARQAISNIIPAIVVEIMMLIYNLADAFFIARTNDPLQLAAVSIAAPVFLVLIAMGIIFMAGAMSFISRSLGAGQEDRANSIASFCVWGSLAFGTVMAVVFMFFIEKILRAIGASPETFRMAHSYLSIVIAAAPFVLFSMACGGIMRAERHAAGAMFGQIFGNMLNVVLDPIMILWFGWGITGAAIATTVSIIIGAMYYAGYFLLGKSSISIHIRHFKVREGIAWGVLAIGIPSCLDLWLMSIAQILMNSLMSAYGDMSVAAAGVMMRIDQITGLFAMGTGQGIQPLLGFCVGAEDWDRYKAFLKFALKFALSLSLAMIALCYVFTTNIVAVFLREPEAFGYAVKFLRIKLSSSIFFALFIILINALQAMGAGKASLILSVCRQGVLYMPLLFLMNRWAGVYGLVWALPIAEMLSLLQTVTVYGKIIFNPKHFVKEERP
- a CDS encoding RsmD family RNA methyltransferase; the protein is MKDVRPTSGRVLSALFSILGERVSGARFLDMFAGTGRVGLEALSRGADSCVFIESVRARADELRKKAGDSLVLSLEVRRAVSWLVKREMTFSLVFADPPYCSGWCEALPAVPGIAALLAEDAVFVVEHSVREKMDKAPGFEIFSAREYGETCLTFLRRLI
- the trmB gene encoding tRNA (guanosine(46)-N7)-methyltransferase TrmB produces the protein MDILAATTNAKPQYGVILTSPALPLETAEHTQLEIGFGNGEYTVQYAEAHPDVMFYGVEISQACVLKCARRAAGLSNLRILNTDARYMLRELFRDESLEHIIMQFPCPWSSNGQAHRRVTAKDFSDGLAAVLKVGGQFEMLTDDEPYSLEVREVLGQHRALGLTSYEVNPSRTITTKYERKWLDEGKDIYRLLFTKTEKFTVERRVTDEMHIKIAGRVTPQSMASLRNAEGKRDKAFWKFGRSFTDGESYLLETLTSDDEFGQKFYIHAAPRDEGSLIRLDKTADAFLTPAVRYALADAAERLNEGR